Proteins encoded within one genomic window of Flavobacterium gilvum:
- a CDS encoding NADP-dependent isocitrate dehydrogenase produces the protein MTPKAKIFYTLTDEAPLLATYSFLPIVQAFTATSNIEIETRDISLAGRILANFSEFLKEDQKTGDALTELGKLATTPEANIIKLPNVSASVPQLKAAIAELQSHGYAVPNFPEDPQNDAEAAIKAKYAKVLGSAVNPVLREGNSDRRAPKSVKNFAKANPHSMGAWSADSKTKVASMESGDFYGSEQSVTVAEANDAKIEFVAKDGTTTVLKASTPLKAGEIIDSSVMNIAALKSFVTEAIAEAKKEGVLLSVHLKATMMKVSDPIIFGAIVEVYFKDLFAKYADLFKKLNIDTRNGLGDVYAKIAGQPEQAEVEAAIAQAIENGPALAMVNSEKGITNLHVPSDVIVDASMPAMIRTSGQMWDKNGKQQDTIAIIPDRCYAGIYTATIDFCKKHGAFDPKTMGSVPNVGLMAQKAEEYGSHDKTFQIKEDGVVRVVDQNGVVLMEQTVEASDIFRMCQAKDAPIQDWVKLAVNRARLSNTPAVFWLDENRAHDRELIVKVQKYLKDYDTTNLDIRILNPVAATEFTLDRIIKGLDTISVTGNVLRDYLTDLFPILELGTSAKMLSIVPLMNGGGLFETGAGGSAPKHVEQFTTEGYLRWDSLGEFLALGASLEHLGQTLNNQKAIILSETLDQANDAFLKNDKSPARKVGQIDNRGSHFYLALYWAQALATQTKDAELQAIFAPIAKELTENEAKIDAELIGSQGKAQEIGGYYQPNPELTSKAMRPSATFNTILDKITALKTA, from the coding sequence ATGACACCAAAAGCTAAAATTTTCTACACCCTGACAGATGAGGCTCCTTTATTGGCAACCTACTCTTTTTTACCAATTGTACAAGCATTTACTGCTACTTCTAATATCGAAATAGAAACAAGAGACATCTCACTTGCGGGAAGAATCTTAGCTAACTTTTCAGAGTTTTTGAAAGAAGACCAAAAAACAGGAGATGCATTAACAGAACTTGGCAAATTGGCAACTACTCCTGAAGCCAACATCATAAAACTACCAAACGTTTCAGCTTCAGTTCCGCAATTGAAAGCCGCTATCGCAGAATTGCAATCACACGGTTATGCGGTACCAAATTTCCCCGAAGATCCGCAAAACGATGCCGAGGCAGCAATTAAAGCAAAGTATGCCAAAGTTTTGGGTTCTGCCGTAAATCCGGTTTTACGTGAAGGAAACTCTGACCGTAGAGCACCAAAATCGGTTAAGAATTTTGCAAAAGCAAATCCACACTCCATGGGAGCCTGGTCTGCTGATTCTAAAACAAAAGTTGCTTCGATGGAATCTGGCGATTTTTACGGAAGTGAACAATCAGTTACCGTAGCAGAAGCTAACGATGCAAAAATTGAATTTGTTGCCAAAGATGGTACAACTACAGTCTTGAAAGCAAGTACTCCTTTGAAAGCTGGTGAAATAATTGACAGCTCAGTGATGAACATTGCTGCATTGAAAAGCTTTGTTACCGAAGCAATCGCCGAAGCAAAAAAAGAAGGCGTTTTACTTTCTGTACACTTGAAAGCAACAATGATGAAGGTTTCGGATCCAATTATTTTTGGTGCCATCGTTGAAGTTTATTTCAAAGACCTATTTGCAAAATATGCTGATTTATTCAAAAAATTAAATATTGATACCCGTAATGGTTTAGGCGATGTGTATGCAAAAATCGCAGGACAGCCTGAACAAGCGGAAGTTGAAGCTGCTATTGCACAAGCTATCGAAAACGGACCTGCTTTGGCAATGGTTAATTCTGAAAAAGGAATTACCAATTTACACGTACCATCAGATGTGATTGTAGACGCTTCTATGCCTGCGATGATTCGTACTTCTGGTCAAATGTGGGACAAAAACGGAAAACAACAAGATACAATTGCTATTATTCCAGACCGTTGTTATGCCGGAATTTATACTGCAACAATTGATTTTTGTAAAAAACACGGCGCTTTTGACCCAAAAACTATGGGAAGTGTTCCAAACGTAGGTTTGATGGCTCAAAAAGCAGAAGAATATGGTTCACACGACAAAACATTCCAAATAAAAGAAGACGGAGTGGTTCGTGTTGTGGATCAAAACGGAGTTGTCTTAATGGAACAAACTGTTGAGGCCAGCGACATTTTCAGAATGTGTCAAGCCAAAGACGCTCCAATCCAAGACTGGGTAAAATTGGCCGTAAACAGAGCACGCTTATCAAATACTCCTGCTGTATTCTGGCTGGATGAAAACAGAGCTCACGACAGAGAATTGATCGTTAAGGTTCAAAAATATCTAAAAGATTACGACACAACAAACCTAGATATCCGTATTCTAAATCCGGTTGCTGCTACTGAATTTACTTTAGACAGAATCATCAAAGGTTTAGATACTATTTCGGTTACAGGAAACGTATTGCGTGATTATTTAACTGATTTATTCCCAATCTTAGAATTAGGAACTTCGGCCAAAATGTTATCTATAGTTCCATTAATGAATGGTGGTGGCTTGTTTGAAACCGGTGCAGGCGGATCGGCTCCAAAACACGTAGAGCAATTTACAACAGAAGGTTATTTACGTTGGGATTCATTGGGAGAATTTTTAGCTCTAGGCGCTTCTTTGGAACACTTAGGACAAACTTTAAACAATCAAAAAGCAATTATTTTATCTGAAACTTTGGATCAGGCAAATGATGCTTTCCTGAAAAATGATAAATCTCCAGCTAGAAAAGTAGGTCAAATTGACAACCGCGGTTCTCACTTTTACTTGGCTTTATACTGGGCCCAAGCTTTGGCAACTCAAACTAAAGATGCCGAATTACAAGCTATTTTTGCTCCAATTGCAAAAGAGCTTACTGAAAACGAAGCTAAAATTGATGCCGAATTAATCGGTTCTCAAGGAAAAGCACAGGAAATTGGCGGTTACTACCAACCAAATCCTGAGTTAACAAGCAAGGCAATGAGACCAAGCGCTACTTTCAATACTATTTTAGATAAAATTACAGCATTGAAAACTGCTTAA